The proteins below come from a single Apium graveolens cultivar Ventura unplaced genomic scaffold, ASM990537v1 ctg739, whole genome shotgun sequence genomic window:
- the LOC141704073 gene encoding F-box protein At5g07610-like, giving the protein MRMIQSCNGLNLFRFNSFERDRKAYYVRNLVTHEIKSVPSPKLDSRFYEWIVTFVLAFDPLVSPHYKVICATASIARVVTSKFMIFSSETGRWKDTNVTMDGHELQYGKGLYCHGAIYWIVINTQSCYRFDIEAKNLTKISFPPKASGSGFRHFVESNGHLYIVCVVDCAQKNLNVYELDEVTMKWVIKHRVHINHLISSLPHDFGNGGNLQKCHSIHSILSVLRGEGEEDTALLVNIFGKLVLYNLQSKKVEVLLSEIRWNSIKGGATLYLG; this is encoded by the coding sequence ATGAGGATGATACAGTCTTGTAATGGGTTGAATCTATTTAGATTCAACTCCTTCGAAAGGGATAGGAAAGCGTATTATGTTCGAAATTTAGTTACCCATGAAATCAAATCAGTACCTTCACCGAAATTAGATTCTAGATTTTATGAATGGATTGTTACTTTTGTTTTGGCTTTTGACCCTCTGGTATCACCCCATTACAAAGTTATCTGTGCTACAGCATCGATAGCGAGAGTAGTTACATCTAAATTCATGATATTTAGTTCAGAAACTGGTAGATGGAAAGATACTAATGTTACTATGGATGGACATGAGCTGCAATACGGAAAGGGACTGTATTGCCATGGTGCTATTTATTGGATTGTGATAAACACGCAATCTTGTTATCGTTTCGATATTGAAGCTAAGAATTTGACCAAAATCTCTTTTCCTCCAAAGGCTTCTGGTTCAGGCTTCAGGCATTTTGTTGAATCTAATGGGCACTTGTACATTGTTTGTGTCGTAGACTGCGCACAAAAAAATTTAAATGTGTATGAGTTGGATGAGGTTACTATGAAGTGGGTTATAAAGCACCGGGTACATATTAATCATCTCATTTCTTCATTACCACATGATTTTGGGAATGGGGGAAATCTGCAGAAATGTCACTCCATCCATTCAATATTAAGCGTTCTGAGAGGAGAAGGGGAAGAAGACACAGCTCTTCTTGTAAATATCTTTGGCAAACTTGTTCTGTATAATCTCCAAAGTAAGAAAGTTGAGGTGCTCCTTTCTGAGATCAGATGGAACAGTATTAAGGGTGGGGCAACTCTTTATCTTGGTTAA